The sequence CGGCGCTGCTGGTACAGGGTACTGCCATTTTGATGATGGTGGTGGTCAACTATCTCAGCCGTCGCCTGGGTAAGCAGGAAGTGTTTTACATCGGCATTGGCACCTGGATTATTGCCCAGATTGCCCTGTTTTTTGTGCAGCCGGGGCAGGTGGCGGCTCTGTACCTACTGTGCATTGTGATTAGTTTTGGGGTGGCTACCGCCTACGTGGTGCCCTGGGCTATGTTGCCCGACGTGATTGAGCTAGACGAAATTAAAACCGGCCAGCGGCGAGAGGGCATTTTCTACGCCTTTATGACCCTGCTGCAAAAGGTGGGACTGGCCCTGGGGCTGTTTTTGGTCAGTCTGGCCCTGCAATTTTCGGGTTTTGTCAGCGAGGCCACCCAGCAGCCTGACTCGGCCCTGCTGGCAATTCGCATTTTCATTGGCCCGGTACCAATGGTGCTATTGGCCATGTCGATGCTGCTCACCCGCTTTTACCCCATTACCCGCCAAATGCACGCAGAAATGCTGCTACAACTGGCTGAGCGCGATCGCCAGCAAGAGCAAGGCGGCATGGAGGGGTAGATGACTAGGGCCTTAAAGTTGCACCACATCTAAACGCGAGGTGGCTAACCGATCCATCCATCCGGCGAGGAAGGCGTGGTTGGCAGCTTGCTCAGCAGGGTTTTGGGTATCGGCAGGGTGAGGCATGAGGCCCTGCAATGACGCACTGGTAACGCAGAACATCGACTTTTGAAAGCTCTGGCAAATCTTAACCCGCACATCGTCAAGGCCACGGCCACTGGCGAGATAAAACGCCGTTAGATAGTCGGGCAGGTAGTGACGCATATCCTGCATGAGCAGGGTGGGGGGAATGCCCGCACCGCCGATGGGCAGAGGATCGGCGTAGAGGGCACCGTACTCGAAGCGGCCCTGGTCGGCGGAAATTTGGTTGGCCTGGGCATTGTAGGAGACCGTTCCCAAGAAGGGCGTGCCGCGAAAGAAGACAGCCTCCACGTAGGGCACCGCGACATCCATGAGAAAGGTAAGCTCCGCAGATTTGGGCAGCAGCTCGTAGGTGGTTCCGTCGATGTTTACGGCGTAGGTAATCGGGTTAGCCGCCGCCGCCACCAGCCCCGCCTTGATAAAAGCCACCACCTCAGGAATAGTGACCACCTGCCCCGCATCGTAGGCATCGGAGAGATCGATAAACAGATCGCTCATCACCCGCCAAAATTGGCCTAGAGCACTGTAGTAGGCGAGTTGGCGCACCTGTTCAGGAAAAAAGTCTGGGAACAGACCACCGAGCAGGCGAATGGGCGGATTGTGTTTGGTTTTTGCGGTTACCGCCGCCTGGCACCGCTGCAAAAAGTCATCGCTATCAAGGTAGGCGTCA is a genomic window of Nodosilinea sp. E11 containing:
- a CDS encoding CO2 hydration protein; translation: MTHTLTAPATHPQEPFIQRLLNAEALLPDSPSNVLEVVGILKSYGVVLNAYSDNLIYIADHQFLVLFPFFKYFNGKVTLPQLLRHWWHDRINFEYAEYCMKTMLWHGGGKFDAYLDSDDFLQRCQAAVTAKTKHNPPIRLLGGLFPDFFPEQVRQLAYYSALGQFWRVMSDLFIDLSDAYDAGQVVTIPEVVAFIKAGLVAAAANPITYAVNIDGTTYELLPKSAELTFLMDVAVPYVEAVFFRGTPFLGTVSYNAQANQISADQGRFEYGALYADPLPIGGAGIPPTLLMQDMRHYLPDYLTAFYLASGRGLDDVRVKICQSFQKSMFCVTSASLQGLMPHPADTQNPAEQAANHAFLAGWMDRLATSRLDVVQL